A DNA window from Sporosarcina sp. ANT_H38 contains the following coding sequences:
- a CDS encoding DUF6583 family protein — protein sequence MEETVVKKKSPMLLVIIILTALLIVGGSVSAFFLVNKSPKVQYFLAEAETFKQMRAIFEDRYKDELKWLEVQQEKPVETNFDLSGEWNDPSVDYEMQEIQSIVNNAKIASKQVYDPVKKEIEVDLRGELGSMEMNFGSLFMTTEKLVASLPFLDELVRFDDEDFGKIMREYDEEYDGNENLGLSQLFEDGFSMSEESRTYIEKEYLEYLFKAIPEEAFTSEKEVITVFDKKVKSKKVKMDLTEQQLKTLLKDLLEKAKTDEKLKVILEDQLALSSFAGDTSSNDIATIMDSFEEGLDEAIKAVDSIKLSNGLQSTIWHHSNKIVKREFAMGVGENKTDVDTLLISGTQLLEKADQKWDFTFGIEDSFGDENFVGINGDLSWADQKVDDSITLSMDDTKFIYKGKEELKDKKRTFTRSFGFTDGDVNPAVIWKGSATYESDSMKANHDFTFSEESIGDNMFNLQVKQKGKVVKKVDMPVETKDTVNIGEMNRDEFDSFSEESMMKVQDWMFGFMEELQGEIDEF from the coding sequence ATGGAAGAAACAGTAGTGAAGAAAAAATCGCCAATGTTGTTAGTTATTATAATCTTAACTGCATTACTCATTGTAGGTGGGAGTGTATCGGCATTTTTCTTGGTGAATAAATCACCGAAAGTACAATACTTTTTAGCTGAAGCCGAAACGTTTAAACAAATGCGGGCTATCTTTGAAGACCGTTACAAGGACGAACTAAAATGGTTAGAAGTTCAACAAGAAAAACCGGTTGAAACGAATTTTGACCTGTCAGGAGAATGGAATGATCCATCTGTTGACTATGAGATGCAGGAGATTCAAAGCATCGTAAACAATGCTAAAATAGCCAGTAAACAAGTTTATGATCCTGTTAAGAAAGAGATAGAAGTGGATCTTAGGGGTGAACTGGGTAGTATGGAAATGAATTTTGGTTCACTTTTTATGACAACAGAGAAACTGGTGGCTTCATTACCTTTCCTCGATGAATTAGTTCGCTTTGATGACGAAGATTTCGGGAAGATAATGAGAGAGTACGATGAAGAGTACGATGGTAATGAAAATCTGGGTTTATCCCAGTTATTTGAAGATGGTTTTTCGATGTCAGAAGAATCTCGAACATATATAGAAAAAGAGTATCTCGAGTATCTCTTTAAAGCGATTCCTGAAGAAGCATTTACGAGTGAAAAAGAAGTAATTACAGTGTTTGATAAAAAAGTGAAATCAAAAAAGGTCAAGATGGATCTTACAGAACAACAACTTAAAACGTTACTGAAAGATTTATTGGAAAAAGCAAAAACAGACGAAAAACTTAAAGTTATACTGGAAGATCAACTGGCACTCTCTTCTTTTGCTGGAGATACTTCTAGCAATGACATTGCAACAATAATGGATAGTTTTGAAGAGGGTCTCGATGAGGCGATTAAGGCAGTGGATTCTATAAAGCTTTCTAACGGGTTGCAATCGACAATATGGCACCATTCAAACAAAATTGTGAAACGCGAATTCGCAATGGGTGTTGGAGAAAATAAGACTGATGTGGATACATTACTGATTAGTGGAACTCAATTGCTAGAGAAGGCAGATCAGAAGTGGGACTTCACATTTGGTATAGAAGATTCCTTCGGTGATGAAAACTTTGTGGGTATTAATGGCGATTTAAGTTGGGCAGATCAAAAAGTCGATGATTCTATTACGCTTTCGATGGATGATACTAAGTTTATCTATAAAGGAAAAGAAGAACTGAAAGATAAGAAGCGAACGTTTACTCGTTCATTTGGCTTTACAGATGGGGATGTGAATCCTGCGGTAATTTGGAAAGGCAGTGCCACATATGAAAGTGATTCAATGAAAGCGAATCATGACTTTACTTTCAGTGAAGAATCAATAGGTGATAATATGTTCAATTTACAAGTAAAGCAAAAAGGAAAAGTTGTAAAAAAAGTAGATATGCCAGTTGAAACAAAAGATACAGTGAATATAGGTGAAATGAATAGGGATGAATTTGACTCATTCTCCGAAGAAAGCATGATGAAAGTTCAAGACTGGATGTTCGGATTTATGGAAGAATTACAAGGTGAAATAGACGAATTTTAA
- a CDS encoding ABC transporter permease: MRQYNKQLKKKCVTLLLLFIFPIVLICLLLGLMVGLLLPKEDSPIRVALVDEDQTTETILFSGLLEETASGNQFIQIVTITKDNAEKLMEQNEISSYFTFPNGFTEDLYEGTSVIIPIVGNSSRPTDSFLVKELVESMMRYIAVAQSNILTINDYAKKTEMPKQERQEMMLQQFMDFSLYTLGKDKILDEEVITNMATSSPTHYYVLSGWFIAVTVWLFAIYTVLGKEEHSSMLIRMKLFGVTIWQRIFARILVSMGYSFLISAGAFFIADKLVGFELFAVDYLRFSLFSILYALLFLVGIALLDVWISSQKVVLLLQSLYTFLMVFTSGAVIPTLYFPQEIQGVLPYIFSHISLNWMIDIVLEGRSYANFTTLIVLTVIGLLLLWLSTVGKERWIR, encoded by the coding sequence ATGCGTCAATATAATAAGCAGTTGAAGAAGAAGTGTGTAACACTTCTTCTTCTTTTTATCTTTCCGATTGTTTTGATATGCCTACTGTTAGGTCTGATGGTTGGTTTACTGCTACCTAAAGAAGATTCACCAATCCGAGTGGCTCTGGTTGATGAAGACCAGACGACTGAAACGATATTGTTCAGTGGGCTACTGGAAGAAACAGCCTCGGGCAATCAATTCATTCAAATTGTAACGATAACGAAGGACAATGCCGAAAAACTGATGGAGCAAAATGAAATCAGTTCCTATTTTACGTTTCCTAATGGGTTTACAGAGGATTTGTATGAAGGAACGTCTGTCATAATCCCGATTGTCGGTAATTCGTCGCGTCCAACAGATAGTTTTCTAGTGAAAGAGTTAGTGGAAAGTATGATGCGTTACATTGCTGTGGCTCAGTCGAATATTCTGACCATCAATGACTACGCAAAGAAAACAGAAATGCCGAAACAGGAACGTCAAGAAATGATGTTGCAACAGTTTATGGACTTCAGTTTGTACACCCTTGGAAAAGATAAGATACTTGATGAAGAAGTTATTACAAATATGGCGACGTCCTCTCCGACTCACTATTACGTATTATCCGGCTGGTTTATAGCGGTGACAGTTTGGCTTTTTGCTATCTATACTGTTTTAGGGAAAGAGGAGCATTCCTCGATGCTAATTCGGATGAAATTATTCGGTGTCACCATATGGCAACGTATTTTTGCACGAATCCTTGTCTCTATGGGATATAGCTTTCTTATTTCGGCAGGAGCATTTTTTATTGCAGATAAGCTAGTTGGGTTTGAGTTGTTTGCTGTAGATTATCTACGGTTTAGTTTGTTTTCGATTCTTTATGCGCTGTTATTTTTAGTCGGTATAGCACTCCTCGATGTTTGGATTTCATCCCAGAAGGTTGTTCTTTTATTACAAAGTCTTTATACATTTTTAATGGTTTTCACAAGTGGTGCAGTTATTCCTACCTTATACTTTCCGCAAGAAATTCAGGGGGTCTTACCGTATATCTTTTCACATATTAGTTTAAATTGGATGATTGATATCGTGCTAGAAGGGCGAAGTTATGCGAACTTCACAACGCTGATTGTCCTTACTGTTATCGGATTACTCCTGCTTTGGCTATCAACAGTCGGAAAAGAGAGGTGGATTCGATGA
- a CDS encoding ABC transporter permease, with the protein MKNIVYTRTIRLKKEWKSLICWLFLPVFMTVLIMQGVKTWHEETKVPIALVVEEQTEMAARLVEDIASTELLHIQFMSLDEALYKLEQHELDSVFVIREGYEDNILTSRRNQLIEAYSSNRSFAYQASVETITSYAQQDAARSKAAFVIKQLFSDYGMEDEWNYEEIIDSSRERQQNEALLQSDFSYYDKDNTAEEQTLPLLKAWGVWAFFAIITVFFLFDWMLKESRPSMRQRWLFTGISFKKYALGSLLLFTAIIYFMDIVTAFTFSLVFQEVLTSRVLFSLFTFRLSINLLAFLLASAYKQLFMYYLSGLAIGLLLIVVGGAIIPMDGLTGKWPWIAELSPVQSLLSGTIPLLWLCALAVLLAMWMWKGAKENA; encoded by the coding sequence ATGAAGAATATAGTGTACACCCGCACGATTCGCTTGAAGAAGGAATGGAAAAGTCTTATATGCTGGCTGTTTCTCCCTGTCTTTATGACAGTGCTAATCATGCAGGGGGTTAAGACTTGGCATGAGGAGACTAAAGTGCCGATAGCGCTTGTCGTTGAAGAACAAACTGAAATGGCAGCTCGTCTAGTTGAAGATATCGCAAGTACGGAGCTTCTCCATATCCAGTTCATGTCTTTGGATGAAGCACTATATAAACTCGAACAACATGAGTTAGATAGTGTTTTTGTTATTCGCGAGGGCTATGAGGACAATATACTGACGAGCAGGAGAAATCAGCTTATCGAGGCTTATTCTTCCAATCGTTCTTTCGCATATCAGGCGAGCGTCGAAACGATTACGTCCTATGCTCAACAAGATGCGGCCCGTTCAAAAGCAGCTTTCGTCATCAAACAACTATTCTCAGACTATGGTATGGAAGATGAATGGAATTATGAAGAGATTATTGATAGTAGTCGTGAGAGACAACAAAACGAAGCGCTACTTCAATCGGATTTTTCCTATTATGATAAGGATAATACGGCTGAAGAGCAGACGTTACCGCTACTGAAAGCGTGGGGTGTTTGGGCTTTCTTCGCAATCATTACGGTGTTTTTCCTGTTTGACTGGATGCTAAAGGAAAGTCGACCATCGATGCGTCAGCGCTGGTTATTCACGGGAATCTCTTTTAAAAAGTATGCGTTAGGATCGCTATTGCTCTTTACAGCTATCATTTATTTTATGGATATTGTCACGGCGTTCACCTTCTCATTAGTCTTTCAGGAGGTATTGACAAGCCGAGTTCTATTTTCACTTTTTACATTCCGGTTGTCGATAAATCTACTTGCCTTTCTACTTGCGAGTGCCTACAAGCAATTGTTTATGTATTATTTAAGCGGTCTGGCGATAGGGCTACTTCTGATTGTAGTCGGGGGGGCAATCATACCGATGGATGGGCTAACGGGGAAATGGCCGTGGATTGCAGAACTCAGTCCGGTCCAATCGTTACTGAGCGGGACGATACCGCTACTATGGCTTTGCGCTTTAGCTGTTCTGCTAGCTATGTGGATGTGGAAAGGAGCTAAGGAAAATGCTTAA
- a CDS encoding ABC transporter ATP-binding protein produces the protein MLNVNELQKKYKEKAVLENVSFQMKPGEIVGLVGENGAGKSTLLQLLATVMKPTQGDIQLGDLSYVSNVKEIRREIGYVPQEIAIWEEFTVEENMLFFEKLSWKKRTKEECRQLCLDMQLTHWKEGVQSLSGGMKRKLNLAISLLHNPVLLLLDEPTVGIDLKSKMEIGSYLRNLAKNEGKMIMYISHDMDEITTVCDRVYSIGKDPFYMDLLTKNEISVEQLK, from the coding sequence ATGCTTAATGTGAACGAACTTCAGAAAAAGTATAAAGAAAAAGCTGTTTTAGAAAATGTATCTTTTCAAATGAAGCCTGGAGAAATTGTAGGTCTTGTTGGGGAAAATGGTGCAGGTAAATCGACATTGCTTCAACTATTGGCAACAGTAATGAAGCCGACACAAGGTGATATTCAATTAGGTGATCTTTCCTATGTGAGTAATGTGAAGGAAATAAGGCGGGAAATCGGTTATGTCCCCCAAGAAATAGCGATTTGGGAAGAATTCACGGTAGAAGAAAATATGCTGTTTTTTGAAAAGCTATCGTGGAAAAAACGTACAAAGGAGGAATGCCGCCAACTTTGTTTGGACATGCAATTAACGCATTGGAAGGAAGGGGTTCAGTCATTATCAGGCGGTATGAAACGGAAATTGAACTTAGCGATAAGCCTGCTTCATAATCCAGTTTTACTGTTGTTAGATGAACCTACAGTCGGTATCGATCTTAAATCCAAAATGGAGATTGGTTCGTATTTGCGTAATTTAGCTAAAAATGAAGGGAAAATGATTATGTACATATCACATGATATGGACGAAATCACTACTGTTTGCGATCGAGTTTATTCGATAGGAAAAGATCCGTTTTACATGGACTTATTAACGAAGAATGAAATTTCAGTAGAACAGTTGAAATGA
- a CDS encoding YdcF family protein, giving the protein MKKSKKIAVACVIAIAVSSLFLWWLTGKWMDEGLDPVADGTNDYAIILGAKVKRDALSLSLQYRLNAALEYANEHPHVTMILSGGQGPDEHISEAEAMSRFLTENGIAAERLILEDVSTSTYENILFSKEFLPTETTSVTIITSDYHLARARKLAASLDLESDAVSAETPKVVAAKLVLRERIALVKTYIVGK; this is encoded by the coding sequence TTGAAAAAGTCGAAGAAAATAGCTGTAGCTTGTGTTATTGCAATTGCTGTTTCTAGTCTATTCTTGTGGTGGCTAACAGGGAAATGGATGGACGAAGGATTAGATCCAGTAGCAGATGGCACGAATGATTATGCAATTATACTCGGTGCTAAAGTGAAAAGAGATGCTCTTTCGCTGTCTTTGCAGTATCGCTTAAATGCTGCGCTAGAATACGCCAATGAACATCCTCATGTGACAATGATCTTATCTGGCGGGCAAGGCCCGGATGAGCATATTAGCGAAGCGGAAGCGATGAGCAGGTTTTTAACAGAGAATGGTATTGCTGCGGAGCGGCTTATACTTGAAGATGTGTCCACTTCGACATATGAAAATATTCTTTTCTCGAAAGAGTTTCTGCCGACTGAGACAACATCAGTAACGATAATCACAAGTGATTATCATCTAGCAAGAGCACGAAAACTCGCGGCTAGCCTTGATCTTGAGTCTGATGCAGTGTCGGCCGAGACCCCGAAAGTGGTAGCGGCAAAATTGGTTTTGCGGGAGCGTATTGCACTTGTGAAAACGTATATTGTAGGAAAATAA
- a CDS encoding S-layer homology domain-containing protein, producing MKTKFKRRLIFVVVLMIQMVIVPYHFSADEIDTSAPSWTLPIDYLAIGDSLAAGVTPNNELGKGYADFLAESIHEIGALKSFNKGFSYPGYKTTDVLNDIQQNVTRDVYGIGFEEKTVKLQQSIKDTEVITISAGANDILPLFKQDPTTGKASINQKMALTTLQQVGINYKSIMAQINQINPDAQVYVMGYYNPFPYMSEEVQPLLKQLLDMLNKAIATGVEGTQAIFVPTGDIIASNYKTYLPNPENIHLSEAGYKKVTEQFWMNMQTANPWTTAGSLVADTTDTNSVNLNWQPASDNRAVTSYELYNGKEKVATVKGDIYTYKVENLTRNTTHVLSIVAVDQAGNKSTQNPTVNVTTNGSTVTPIPTPTLFTDIADHGLKNYIEQAAVAGIIGGYADGTFKPNQNLTRVQAATIIVRALDLKTDEVAPFGDISNYADKTKADINAAFKYGIIKGEKGNFNPTDLVTHAQLALMIERAYGSVTGKAYKASTQAPYSDFGSYNAEVVNAISMLHELNVVSGFEGKFMPSSSTTRAQAAKMVVNFISIIKQAE from the coding sequence GTGAAAACGAAGTTCAAAAGGCGATTGATTTTTGTGGTTGTACTTATGATCCAAATGGTTATTGTGCCGTATCACTTTTCAGCTGATGAAATAGATACAAGTGCTCCATCTTGGACACTACCAATTGATTATCTCGCTATAGGTGATTCTTTGGCAGCAGGTGTTACTCCAAACAATGAGTTAGGGAAAGGCTATGCGGATTTTTTAGCTGAGTCAATTCATGAGATAGGGGCTTTAAAGTCGTTTAACAAAGGGTTCTCATATCCAGGGTATAAAACAACAGACGTTTTAAATGATATTCAACAGAATGTCACAAGGGATGTCTACGGCATTGGCTTTGAAGAGAAGACAGTCAAACTTCAGCAGTCCATCAAAGATACAGAAGTTATCACAATTAGCGCTGGAGCAAATGATATTTTACCACTATTTAAACAAGATCCGACCACAGGTAAGGCCAGCATTAATCAGAAAATGGCGTTGACGACGCTCCAACAAGTTGGTATAAATTACAAATCAATTATGGCTCAAATCAACCAAATCAATCCTGATGCGCAGGTGTATGTCATGGGTTATTATAATCCGTTTCCTTATATGTCTGAAGAAGTGCAGCCATTGCTCAAACAGTTACTAGATATGCTGAATAAAGCCATTGCAACAGGGGTAGAGGGGACGCAAGCAATCTTCGTACCGACAGGTGATATAATTGCGTCAAACTACAAGACCTACCTTCCGAATCCGGAAAATATCCATTTGAGTGAAGCTGGATATAAAAAAGTGACTGAGCAATTTTGGATGAACATGCAAACAGCTAATCCATGGACTACGGCAGGCAGTCTCGTCGCTGATACGACGGACACAAATTCGGTGAACTTAAACTGGCAACCAGCGAGTGATAATAGAGCCGTAACGAGCTATGAGCTTTATAATGGAAAAGAAAAAGTGGCGACGGTAAAAGGAGATATCTACACTTATAAAGTCGAAAACCTTACAAGGAATACAACGCATGTCCTATCAATAGTAGCGGTAGATCAAGCTGGAAACAAAAGTACTCAAAATCCAACCGTCAATGTTACGACAAATGGTTCTACTGTAACACCAATTCCAACACCAACATTGTTTACAGATATTGCTGATCACGGTTTAAAAAACTATATTGAACAAGCAGCGGTAGCTGGAATCATTGGTGGCTATGCGGATGGAACATTCAAACCGAACCAAAACTTAACACGAGTGCAGGCTGCTACAATAATTGTACGTGCATTAGATTTGAAAACAGATGAAGTAGCTCCATTTGGCGATATTAGTAATTATGCAGATAAAACCAAAGCTGACATTAATGCTGCATTTAAATATGGAATTATTAAAGGAGAAAAAGGTAACTTTAATCCAACTGATTTAGTAACGCATGCACAATTAGCATTAATGATTGAACGCGCATATGGAAGCGTAACTGGAAAGGCGTATAAGGCCTCTACTCAAGCACCTTATTCCGATTTCGGAAGCTATAATGCGGAAGTAGTAAATGCTATTTCAATGCTTCATGAATTAAATGTTGTATCTGGGTTCGAAGGCAAATTCATGCCAAGCAGCTCAACTACACGTGCACAAGCTGCAAAAATGGTTGTTAATTTCATCTCGATTATTAAACAAGCAGAGTAA
- a CDS encoding histidinol-phosphatase HisJ family protein: MFDYHMHSSFSADCQFSMEDMIDGAIQKGLTEICFTEHIDYEYPDDTIIFDFDKKDYTRKIIELQEKYEGLIRIKKGVEIGVQPHILTRYEELMDKESFDFVICSMHTAEKKGLHYGEFFENKTIEEAYGIYYSELLYCVKNYKQFNILGHVDLVKRYAQKTCANPFHNELTAIFNVIIPEGKGIELNTSGVRYGLTNGMPSDDILKLYKQCGGEIITLGSDAHNPEDIAYQFNGSLQLLQSIGFKYITTFDNKKPTFHSINNLV, from the coding sequence ATGTTCGATTATCACATGCACAGTTCGTTCTCAGCAGATTGCCAGTTTTCAATGGAAGATATGATTGATGGAGCAATTCAAAAAGGATTGACTGAAATTTGTTTTACTGAACATATCGACTATGAATATCCTGATGATACAATTATTTTTGACTTTGATAAAAAGGATTATACAAGAAAAATAATAGAGTTGCAGGAGAAATATGAGGGACTTATTCGCATTAAAAAAGGCGTTGAAATCGGTGTACAACCCCATATACTAACCAGATATGAAGAGCTTATGGATAAGGAATCATTCGATTTCGTCATCTGCTCCATGCATACCGCCGAGAAAAAAGGATTGCATTACGGAGAGTTTTTCGAGAATAAAACAATAGAGGAAGCTTATGGTATTTATTATTCAGAGTTATTATACTGTGTAAAAAACTATAAACAATTTAATATTCTTGGTCATGTTGACCTCGTAAAAAGGTACGCACAAAAAACGTGTGCTAATCCTTTTCATAATGAATTGACAGCTATTTTCAATGTTATAATTCCGGAGGGCAAAGGAATTGAGTTGAATACTTCCGGCGTCCGCTACGGATTGACAAACGGCATGCCTAGTGATGATATCTTGAAACTTTATAAACAATGCGGAGGCGAAATTATTACACTCGGTTCCGATGCACATAATCCCGAAGACATCGCGTATCAATTCAACGGCTCACTGCAATTGCTACAGTCTATTGGATTCAAGTATATCACTACATTCGACAATAAAAAACCAACTTTTCACTCAATTAACAATTTGGTGTAA
- the hisZ gene encoding ATP phosphoribosyltransferase regulatory subunit → MVRNEVYPDRMLSDNDKFERIIKTINKRFSTYGYKRIKTSAFEQYDLYSKVKSSINQNEMIKVIDYSGQVLVLRPDVTIPITKELLQNSSELSRELRYFYVQEVFRQAFDKNESIERTQAGIEYFCNSSPEADAEVIALACHLMKDLGFNDIKIELGHAGFFNEIVQNLPLTAQQTDQLRSLIQAKNAVEIGPFLQNLDIDNEVREVIERIPFLYGNPVDVSARTSGIALTEKMQETLDYLMGVFNILKMYGLEQYIVMDLGLINHMGYYSGIIFQGYVEKFGKPVLMGGRYDELGNEFGAELPAIGFACEIESLVKAAGSREVTSRFPIDVKITYADSQLEQAIAIANELRERNYSVLSFSEHKEQIDPRQSIYSIRLEKENNSLLYKDKDTPFSDLKELLELLVGGLN, encoded by the coding sequence ATGGTTAGAAATGAAGTGTATCCTGATCGAATGTTAAGTGATAATGATAAGTTTGAAAGAATTATTAAAACAATCAATAAGCGCTTTTCCACATACGGCTATAAACGCATTAAAACGTCTGCTTTCGAACAATATGACTTGTATTCAAAAGTGAAAAGCTCGATCAACCAAAATGAAATGATTAAAGTAATCGATTATTCAGGGCAAGTACTAGTATTGCGGCCCGATGTTACGATTCCAATCACAAAGGAACTGCTGCAAAACTCCTCGGAACTTTCAAGGGAACTTCGATACTTTTATGTACAAGAAGTATTCCGTCAGGCGTTTGATAAAAATGAAAGCATCGAACGTACGCAAGCAGGTATTGAATATTTTTGCAATAGTTCTCCTGAGGCGGATGCTGAAGTAATTGCACTAGCTTGTCACTTAATGAAAGATTTAGGATTCAATGATATTAAAATTGAACTGGGTCATGCTGGATTTTTCAATGAAATTGTTCAGAACCTACCACTTACTGCGCAGCAAACGGATCAATTGAGGTCCTTGATACAAGCGAAAAACGCTGTGGAAATCGGTCCTTTTCTTCAAAATTTGGACATTGACAATGAAGTGAGAGAAGTAATTGAACGGATTCCGTTTCTATATGGTAACCCAGTTGATGTGAGTGCACGAACATCAGGAATCGCCTTAACTGAAAAAATGCAAGAAACGCTCGATTACCTAATGGGTGTCTTTAACATATTGAAGATGTACGGATTGGAACAGTATATCGTCATGGATTTGGGACTGATTAATCATATGGGCTATTACTCTGGCATAATTTTTCAAGGGTATGTCGAGAAGTTTGGAAAACCAGTTTTAATGGGTGGGCGCTATGATGAGTTAGGAAACGAGTTTGGTGCTGAATTACCGGCTATTGGTTTTGCATGTGAAATTGAATCGTTAGTAAAAGCGGCAGGTAGCAGGGAAGTTACTTCTCGCTTTCCAATAGACGTCAAAATCACATATGCAGATAGTCAATTGGAACAGGCAATTGCCATTGCGAATGAATTGCGGGAACGGAATTATAGTGTGCTTTCATTTTCAGAGCATAAGGAACAAATCGATCCTCGACAGAGTATTTACTCGATACGTTTGGAGAAAGAAAATAATTCATTGCTGTATAAGGATAAAGATACACCATTTTCGGATTTAAAAGAGTTACTGGAATTACTTGTAGGAGGACTGAACTGA
- the hisG gene encoding ATP phosphoribosyltransferase, with amino-acid sequence MTHLTIAMAKGRTADKALTFFEKAGIHFSDFHDESRKLVLYDDENNVKLIFVKAVDVTTYVEKGAADIGIVGKDTIMEDPVDVYELLDLGIGKCQLVVAGFPEKQFPSSELLTVASKYPAVTKVYFDSKGIRIEIIKLNGSIELAPLIGMADVIVDIVESGKTLKENGLVVLKTIADVSTRLIVNKASYATRTNQIQKLISDLKAVLE; translated from the coding sequence ATGACACATCTCACGATCGCCATGGCGAAGGGGCGTACTGCTGACAAAGCATTAACGTTCTTTGAAAAAGCAGGCATCCATTTTTCAGACTTTCATGATGAAAGCAGGAAGCTTGTGCTATATGATGATGAAAATAATGTGAAACTTATTTTTGTGAAAGCTGTAGATGTCACGACTTACGTTGAAAAAGGGGCAGCAGACATCGGGATTGTCGGCAAAGATACGATTATGGAAGATCCAGTCGATGTCTATGAACTGCTGGATCTTGGAATAGGAAAGTGTCAGCTGGTTGTTGCTGGTTTTCCAGAGAAACAATTTCCAAGCAGTGAATTGCTGACAGTCGCTTCAAAATATCCAGCAGTGACGAAAGTATATTTTGACAGTAAAGGCATTCGTATTGAAATCATCAAGTTGAATGGTTCAATCGAATTGGCTCCGCTTATTGGTATGGCAGATGTCATCGTCGATATTGTGGAATCCGGCAAGACGCTTAAGGAAAATGGACTGGTCGTTTTAAAAACAATTGCTGATGTAAGTACACGATTGATTGTTAATAAAGCGAGTTATGCGACTAGAACAAATCAGATTCAAAAACTCATCTCGGATTTAAAAGCCGTATTGGAGTGA
- the hisD gene encoding histidinol dehydrogenase — protein sequence MKIITLEKYRVEKNQQITVQTNAFEIDQIVLGIIGRVREEGDRALLSYTEQFDGVQLDNLIVTAEEFSEARTLITDEFLYALRKAKQNITAFHEVQKEQSWFVNQEKGIVLGQKVTPLDSVGIYVPGGKAAYPSTVLMNAIPAKIAGVGRIAMVTPPQVDGKVNPHVLVAAQEAGVDIVYKIGGAQAIAALAYGTETVKKVVKITGPGNAFVARAKKWVFGDVAIDMIAGPSEICIVADDSAVPKFVAADLLSQAEHDERATAICLTTSKSFAEALQKEVIKQIKKADRKGIIEVSITDNGRIILVDSLEEAYDFVNKLAPEHLQLMVENPMEQLSYIHNAGAIFLGNFSPEALGDYMAGPNHTLPTSGTSAFSSPLGVYDFMKKTSIIHYSEQALHDVADDIITIANAEGLTAHASSILVRRDD from the coding sequence ATGAAAATCATAACGTTGGAAAAATATAGAGTAGAAAAAAATCAGCAAATAACAGTACAAACAAATGCATTTGAAATTGATCAAATTGTACTTGGAATTATCGGAAGAGTCCGTGAAGAGGGTGATCGGGCATTACTAAGCTATACGGAACAATTTGACGGTGTTCAACTGGATAATTTGATTGTCACTGCTGAAGAGTTCTCAGAGGCGCGGACGTTGATAACAGATGAGTTCTTGTATGCGCTACGAAAAGCAAAGCAGAATATTACTGCATTCCACGAAGTTCAAAAAGAGCAGTCATGGTTTGTCAATCAAGAAAAAGGAATTGTTCTTGGCCAGAAAGTGACTCCTTTAGACAGTGTCGGTATATACGTACCTGGTGGAAAAGCGGCTTATCCTTCGACAGTTCTCATGAATGCTATTCCAGCAAAAATTGCGGGTGTCGGACGGATTGCAATGGTGACACCGCCTCAAGTGGATGGCAAAGTGAATCCACACGTACTTGTAGCAGCGCAAGAAGCTGGAGTCGATATCGTTTACAAAATTGGTGGTGCACAAGCGATTGCGGCATTAGCATATGGAACAGAAACGGTTAAAAAAGTAGTGAAAATCACAGGCCCCGGGAATGCATTTGTAGCACGAGCAAAAAAGTGGGTGTTTGGTGATGTAGCAATCGATATGATTGCAGGACCGAGTGAAATTTGTATTGTGGCTGACGATAGCGCTGTTCCGAAGTTTGTTGCTGCCGATCTGTTATCGCAAGCGGAGCATGATGAACGTGCAACAGCAATTTGTTTGACGACCAGCAAATCATTTGCCGAAGCACTTCAAAAAGAAGTGATAAAGCAAATCAAAAAAGCGGATCGTAAGGGGATTATCGAAGTTTCTATCACTGATAATGGACGTATTATCTTGGTTGATTCATTGGAGGAGGCTTACGACTTCGTCAATAAGCTAGCGCCGGAACATTTGCAACTAATGGTGGAAAACCCGATGGAGCAATTATCGTACATTCACAATGCTGGAGCAATCTTCTTGGGGAACTTTTCACCTGAAGCATTGGGCGATTATATGGCGGGTCCGAATCATACATTGCCAACGAGCGGAACATCGGCATTTTCCTCGCCGCTCGGTGTCTATGACTTCATGAAAAAAACGAGCATAATCCATTATTCAGAACAAGCATTGCACGACGTTGCAGACGATATTATTACAATTGCGAATGCTGAAGGCTTAACGGCACACGCAAGTTCTATTCTTGTAAGGAGGGATGATTAG